In Streptomyces sp. NBC_01426, one genomic interval encodes:
- a CDS encoding CAP domain-containing protein: MGRHKLPAPPRRGGGKRGTAVRIGLVGVPVALVLGTTAVVTTGIVPVGGSFPYVGTDTGAKTEAKASPSARDENAVQGQGGLAGLRGRASTPSAPGSATPTRPSSPSPSASTSPTPTPTTQSPKPQSPTPKPSASTKAPEPKPVKPEPVKPQPVKPEPVKPQPVKPEPVKPEPEKPTAPAPKPDPEPKPDPEPEPTRTPSTPAPKPTAPAPSGGHSAEEAAVLTLVNQARAQAGCGPVRANPPLAALAGAFSKDMAIRGFFDHTDPDGNTPWKRADNAGISGLGGENIARGQGDADAVMKAWMNSPGHKANILNCEFRTLGVGAYFAAGGPWWTQDFGF, from the coding sequence GGCCCTGGTCCTCGGCACGACGGCGGTCGTGACGACCGGCATCGTCCCGGTCGGCGGCTCCTTCCCGTACGTCGGGACGGACACCGGCGCGAAGACGGAGGCCAAGGCCTCGCCGTCCGCCCGTGACGAGAACGCGGTACAGGGGCAGGGCGGCCTGGCCGGTCTGCGGGGCCGCGCCTCCACGCCCTCCGCCCCGGGCAGCGCCACGCCGACCCGGCCGTCGTCGCCGTCCCCCTCGGCCTCGACCTCTCCCACGCCGACGCCGACGACGCAGTCCCCGAAGCCGCAGTCCCCGACGCCGAAGCCGTCCGCCTCGACGAAGGCGCCGGAACCGAAACCGGTCAAGCCCGAACCGGTGAAGCCCCAGCCCGTGAAGCCCGAACCGGTGAAGCCCCAGCCCGTGAAGCCGGAGCCTGTGAAGCCGGAGCCGGAGAAGCCCACCGCTCCCGCCCCGAAGCCGGACCCCGAGCCGAAGCCGGACCCCGAGCCGGAGCCGACCAGGACGCCTTCGACCCCCGCGCCGAAGCCCACGGCGCCCGCACCCTCCGGTGGACACTCCGCCGAGGAGGCGGCCGTCCTGACCCTGGTGAACCAGGCGCGCGCCCAGGCGGGCTGCGGCCCGGTCCGGGCGAACCCGCCGCTCGCGGCGCTGGCGGGCGCCTTCAGCAAGGACATGGCGATACGGGGCTTCTTCGACCACACCGACCCGGACGGGAACACCCCGTGGAAGCGGGCCGACAACGCGGGCATATCCGGCCTCGGCGGCGAGAACATAGCCCGCGGCCAGGGTGACGCCGACGCGGTGATGAAGGCCTGGATGAACAGCCCGGGCCACAAGGCGAACATCCTCAACTGCGAGTTCCGCACCCTGGGCGTCGGCGCCTACTTCGCAGCCGGCGGCCCGTGGTGGACCCAGGACTTCGGCTTCTAG